The following proteins are co-located in the Puniceicoccus vermicola genome:
- a CDS encoding glycoside hydrolase family 3 protein: MNPGQLLLVGIPGPELDPETANLYRKIQPGGFILFNRNLESPHQVRKLIDNLRDLSEIEPIITTDQEGGRVSRLRTVGHEPPNPQQLRQKGDPELIRAHGRLTGQLMRLFGFNLNLCPVLDISFDDEADNSLRGRCYGKSPEEVIRNARLFNTAMREEGIASCAKHFPGCAAATVDPHHELPVIRRSIEEMEDCELRPFRAMMEEIDSMMIGHSWYPCYDPEPLASSLSKSVIRDLLQENLGFKGLIMTDDLDMGALLKSHTLNESLDDALGAGNDLLMICHRVEQQREAGRHLEKADRNQIDRALENIANFKKGLQPPTEFSEDAHAALDQQVWNLRVDTLGLEQAKQRGNESYKCSPVEKF; this comes from the coding sequence ATGAATCCAGGGCAACTCCTTCTCGTCGGCATTCCCGGTCCAGAACTCGATCCGGAAACCGCGAACCTCTACCGCAAGATTCAGCCCGGCGGGTTTATTCTTTTCAACCGCAACCTCGAGTCTCCCCATCAGGTCCGCAAGCTCATCGACAACCTGCGCGACCTCAGCGAGATTGAGCCCATTATCACGACAGACCAAGAGGGCGGCCGTGTTTCCCGTCTGCGCACTGTCGGTCACGAACCTCCCAATCCCCAGCAGCTCCGTCAAAAGGGAGACCCTGAACTCATCCGTGCCCACGGACGCCTCACGGGGCAATTGATGAGGCTCTTCGGTTTCAACCTAAACCTCTGCCCAGTCCTCGATATCTCCTTCGATGACGAGGCCGACAACTCCCTCCGTGGACGCTGCTACGGGAAAAGCCCGGAGGAGGTCATCCGCAACGCCCGTCTCTTCAATACCGCCATGCGTGAGGAAGGCATAGCCAGCTGCGCCAAGCACTTCCCGGGATGCGCCGCGGCCACGGTCGACCCCCATCACGAGCTGCCAGTGATTCGCCGTTCCATTGAGGAGATGGAGGACTGCGAGCTACGGCCCTTCCGGGCGATGATGGAAGAAATCGATTCGATGATGATTGGGCACTCTTGGTATCCGTGCTACGACCCCGAGCCTCTCGCCTCCTCTCTCTCGAAATCGGTGATCCGGGATCTGCTCCAAGAAAACTTGGGCTTCAAGGGGCTCATTATGACTGACGATCTCGACATGGGCGCACTCCTCAAAAGCCACACGCTCAACGAGAGTCTCGACGACGCCCTCGGCGCCGGGAACGACCTTCTCATGATATGCCACCGCGTCGAACAACAACGTGAGGCGGGCCGTCACCTTGAGAAGGCCGACCGCAACCAAATCGACCGGGCGCTGGAAAATATCGCCAACTTCAAAAAGGGTCTCCAACCCCCGACCGAGTTCTCCGAGGATGCCCATGCAGCCCTCGACCAGCAGGTCTGGAATCTCCGGGTCGACACCCTCGGCCTCGAACAGGCCAAGCAACGGGGCAACGAAAGCTACAAATGCTCCCCCGTTGAAAAATTCTAG